The Silene latifolia isolate original U9 population chromosome 4, ASM4854445v1, whole genome shotgun sequence region tttctacggccgaaagtgagtacgttagtgcggcacattgttgttctcaactcctttgggtaaaacaacaactcttggattttggtattatttttgactccattcctttaatgtgtgataatacgagtgtaattaatatttccaaaaatcctattcaacactctaaaaccaaacatattgatattcgtcaccattttattcgtgatcatgtggaaaaaggacatattaaacttatcttttgcaagaccgaaaatcaaattgccgatatttttactaagccacttgcaagagaacattttgagaaatttagactagaaattgggttaattaatagcttgtgatttttagtatgagttttacaaaattccttaattgattaaattaaatttggatatatgatattaagtgttctaagtgcattgacatcatgtttggaccaaaattgacaccgtatttgtaagtcggtaatcactcaacctcatatctaaatttacgtttattatatgctaccttgcgtttttatttcgagtgattgAATTTGTCTAGATGGGCCAACTACTTCGCTTACCTCATTAAATGGGCCATTAACTACCCCAACACTCCTACCTATCCCTACCCGTCCAAACCGCCTAAACCCAATTACCCTTCCATCTCCCAAATCCATTAACTCCATCAAAGCTAACCTACCCTTAACCCACAATGGTAAAAACCTCCTTTAACACAACCATACCCACcaaacccacaaaaattacctccCATGTCACATCAAAACCGCCTACATCACCAACTCCAACCATGCCTCCAGTCAAAACATCTTACGCCTTTCCTCCACAAACCTCAAACACGACATCAACAAACCCAGATCCACCTAGCCCTCAACCATCACCAAAACCCACTGACCctccatcatccgacgacatACCCATCTCCACAATGGTAGGACGACGCACTCGTGGTGGTCGGAAGAAAAGCTCCACTGTTCCGAGCTCCTCCTCTGAACCGGTTACTGTTTtggttgaagatgttgaagatgaAACCGAATTTGATTTGAATGAAAATCCGTCGAAATCCGGAGAGTCTGACTCGACTCCGgcgaaaaagaacaacaaaagaaaagaaaaagcctCCTCCTCTCAATTACCCCCAATATCAGAAACTCTCGAGCAAAGTAATGTTGATAACCCGATTATTGATACCCCAATTGAAAATCCCAGTGAACCTCCTCACAAAAAATCGAAACCATTGAAGAAAAAGCTTGTATATCTTGCTCCCTCCGATCCGGTATCCCTAACCTCGAAGTGGGATCTAGCCATTGTTTGGGCTCACCTTGAGAGTATCGACCTCCCTACTTCCATTTACAAAAATTGTGAGAGGCTGATGAACATCAAAGCAATTCACTCTCCTCGGGTGTATAATCAAACATGGTTCGAGCCGCTCGCTTTTCACTGTCCGTGATATGGTTttagctcaaggttgggagaaGCTGTTGGAAATGCGTGAGCCGGTATTTGTGAGCGAAGTAATCTGATTCTTTGCAAATCTGTTAGGGTTGATAATCTGGTGAATTTGTTCTGActaaggtgaacggtaagccTCTAAAACCGACTCAATCGATTTCGCCATCGCTCTTAATATTCTGTCGGAGGATACGACAAACTTCCTCCGAAACTTGGGTAGCCTTACCTTATGCCTCACCCCTAAATATCGCCCAAACCGTTTGTCCCAAAACCGTTTCTCCTGGACCCGTGAGCAACACCCAAATCCCACCTCCTCTTCGAATTATTTTCAATATGCTTTGTAGGTCAATTTATCCTTCGGGTGATAGAGGAAAACTCACCATTGCCTTACAATATTTAATCTATCACATTGCTACCcataagaaggtgaacctagtTGGGCTAATGTTTAAACGTTTTCATCTTATCTCGACCAAGCTTCGTCGACCTTCTTCTAGCTTGATTCATttaccctatggaatgtggttatcggttgtgctcaaggcacacggggttttagtgaatactagcttgggttcgttggatatgtgtgatgttatgagtgatgggcaaatggggaagatgcttatcaaggttgagaatgatgagttaatttctgtgaaaattaagaaggacccggaAGTTGGGTCATCTAGTCAAGGGAATACGGGTAGTATGCGGGATATACTCAATGCCGTGGCTGAGTTGGGTGCGTGGATTAGGGAAGATGCTCGTCAAAAAGACTTGGCAATCTCGACCCTTGCTTCTACTTtggacctcatccgtggtgaggtggatattatttccacccttgtgtcaacaaaagaggttggtgaagatgctaatgtggatgatgatccgttgggtagtggctcggatggtgaacaagcctcctcTCCTTAGCCTTTCCATCTCCTCTCGGCCTATTTACCCTTACCCGTACCCCCTTATTTTGTTCCACCTTGGTTGTGCCCTCTAAGACTTATTTTCTTTGCTCGTTATTTTGAACATTTGGTGGTGTACTTTAAACTTTGTTTAGCTATGTTGAACTTTGGTTAGCTTatgcttaatccttgtttatgttgaccttgttaccttgtcacacttccatgtgtctttttgtgttttcttatgaaatatctgcactctaatgcttgtgacatccctatccttttgatgatgtcaagagggggaaaaggtaaactcatgctttaaATCTCTctgcttattgattaaactaatggcttgtctaaccttcttagcttgattcttgtttggggcaatgtaaaattgtcttgATAGTTGGATTCTAGCTTTTGCCCTTGGTAAGgaaatattgtcccttctctatcatttgatcttgctagttaaaaatcttgaatcaaggtgtttacattgcttatacattcgtttggggcttgtcatcatcaaagggggaatttgttgggttccttatgttgatgataacatgcccatttgatttgtgttatcttagtttaccttttcaggattaatgatgtaatcaagcttggattaagaagtgttgaagttgtttattatcccattgtaattagtcgtgtgtcatctaatgtacaagcaagaaagtTAAGTATAGTAGAGTAATAGAAAACAGTCCGATGATCGTTGCTTTAACAAGTAAAATAAATTTGAGTGGATTGTTGTcacaactcgtaaaaacttgaagctTCCTTTTTATCCttcaaatgctttcacgtgactcttattttcaaagataaaaatctgattttattaaggaggtagtatccaataaagagtggtttgaattattcaaaatgtttcctctttatgcaaattcaatcctttggtttttaagaaaacaaaaagtgctttttgccatattggtgttaacttgtcatcatgtgacttatctcacatcctttgtttttcgaaattgcatgagcatttaaggttgtctttcaaaccttctttctctattcttacctttgcaaaagactcctttttggtgcaagtttttaggtggttgctattgcccttcacatgtgaggtctttgacccttcaaaaccctagcaatcccttcactcacctcctctatataaaccgtgcatCCTCTCCATAAATTCCCAAGACTTTTCTGATTTAATTTttccaactttgcaaattgttttaagaGTTTAAAACCGTGTCTTTGCAAAATcgtttaaaagtcttcaagtgtcttcaagttgttacagtcgtggccactttgttgcttttctatactaaactctcttgcttaagaattgttgatcttgtaaaagttgtccacctctattctttgttaagaatgtgttagtggagacttgatcctataacattctaagtgtgttagtagagtttaggacggagtagtctttaactcttgacaaccggagtaggttgtgagttgttgagttctaggacggagtagtcctttaactcttggcaatcggagtagattgcgagttagcttgtcatagaacggagtagttcttgtactagctttgcaaccggagtaggttggcgtcttttattacaagggtcttttagttttcggagtagatcactaaaggaaagtaataaaaaggtagattggacgtaggcacttgagtttcttgccgaaccaattcaaaaatctcgtgttcaagtgcttattttatttccgctgctttttactttgtttgtttgttttgtttcgcttaaacttagaatACAGATTCATCATCtttgtcgcatttggtctgcagtcatattccacaaaccgagacaaatagatacggtaacgattgttgctttcatacttcagcaaacattcatcgtgatacttgttcaatccttctatattattcaaagtatcctctaatctcttttgttcacttaacttactttaatccaataaagttgaagttaaaatttttaaaaaaagagtacctaattcaccccctccccctcttaggtacttgaatccataaactcaacagcaCGTTTAATAATCTCCTCAGCAAGTTCCAACAACCAAGCCGCGGGATAACCATTATATGGTTTAACCTTATGCAACTCTTCAAGTATCGGCAAAAGGTAAGAATCCGAGTAAATTGGAGCTTCCTGTCCACTTTGCTCTCTAGCGTTTTCCATGCCTGCGTAGTCCTTTTCCTATAGCGTAGTTTACCACCGGAAATACAACAAAGTACGTCAACATTTTGAAAACTCGAATTTCAAAACCAATACAGGATCGATAAAGTAttaacaaaacaaacaaagagttGAGTACAAATCAAGGCAATAACTAGCATTGTTATTAATTTGTTATCGCAAATAACCACCCTACATAATCATATATTGTCTTTATACTTACGTCTGCCATCGATCCAAAAGGGGTTAAATTCAAGAAAATTAAAGTTGTATGAATAATATGGTTTAAGTACAAAAATAAATGATTGAAAACAACAAATTTAAACGATACAAAGGCTcgttttaaatttatttattaagataagaataaagAAATCAATACTTTACTTTCATTACCCTCTTTAGAGATACCCACCTACTACTTTTTTGGTAACTACAAGTCTACAAGCAAGATGATTATTGGAAGGATTCTTGCTCTGTTTTGTGAAAAAACCTCCCACAAGTGATGATTTGAAGGATTCTTAACTATTCACATCATTCATGTAATATGGAACATAATAGGAGTAATATAAGTTCGAATTACTCTATACTAAAAGCGCTCCATGGAAATTATACTTTTTTGTTAGAAAAATTTAGTTGAATTACATACATTTTTTTTAAGGTTGCTCAATTTGATTCCATGCGTTTTTATTTTGTGTAACTCTTATCACTTAAAAGTACCCATAACTGACAGGCTGAAGTCGTATacctcaaattaacaatttatatcacttaAATCCAAATACTAAACAGTAGTAAAGCGGAAATAATGGTCGAACTCAAGGGAATCGGATTAACAATTTATGCAAATTATAATGTAGGAAAAGTCGacctttaatgtaattaaagatcgTCGTAACCATTGGCGGATCTTGAAAATTTTTCTTAGGGGGGCCGAGCTAGATTGAAGCGActaacttgaataataattaaacatATATTAGTAGTATAGAGAATACAAACTCATAGTGAATTCTCGTATTTTATATGgtgttttttctttgttttttgagATAGTATCTATATTTTCAATGTCACTTAAATGTAATTGACAAAAAAATACTCTCTTTAAATTTAAACTTTGAATTTATATTTAAAAGACAAATCTGAGAAATTAGAAATATGTTTAGATCAGTTTAGTTATTTAATTAAGAACCGTATGTACATTAAGAGAGTAGGTCTCCCTCAAGACGGTCTCAACATAAGACGAGAAAATGTCAGCAATTTTTAGTAGTATGACTATTTAATACGAAGTAATAAATTGTTACTCCTAGATAAAGTTGTCGTTTTTTAACATACAATTGACGAaaacattttatcaaaaaatatttaaataaaattgTCGCTTTTTAACATACAATTGATGATAGCATTTTAACACAAAATATTTACATCTTTATCGTAAAATGGTCCTATCTATATTCGTCttatttcaaacaaaaaatgtCTGTCTCAAACaatttttttatcatattaaaactGTTAACTACTTAGCAAAAAAATTTCCAACTAAATGATAAAGTGGGCCAACAATATCAGCAAATGAAATTACTAAGACTTGCACAATTGGACTTCTCCTTACAATAATGTGGGCTTCTATAAGTTGTAGGCTTGTAGCATAAGGTTTACATTTAAGTCCGTCAGGGGCCAAGTTGATTGCATAGTGTATTTGGCCCAAAAGTGAGGGGGGGCCTGGCCCCTGCGCAGATCAATGAAGATCCGCCTCTGTCTCGTAACACAAAAGGGGGAGATTTGAGTTGATTTTCTAATGAACTAAGATTAATAGCTAACGTAAATTGAGTAATAAACCTAATGACTTTCGGTGTATCAAATGATTTAAAAGGGTCTTAGAgccaagcatatatccacacttaataacaattgatcactgtaagacggtttcaattactaatcttgattactctatcgtgaatgacaaattccaattctccttacgaatagttaattaaaacgaatCCCGTTCTTAATAAACCCTAACTGTTAAACAACCTTAATAATCCAGTCCAAGATTTAATTCAACAACAGCAATATAAAATAGAGAACtcgatagagaataaataatgcatacaatcgagttgcactttagatatttatgtgaatcgcttctaaAAACTAATACCAACATATCCCGTTCATTATTAATTCCTAGTTGTTACTAGCGTAgagttaatcaataaatcctattcaattaacaatactaacaatagaatgaagaaatcaatcactagttgtacacctagcaataatcaatcaacattcatataattaataactaagcaattcacaataatcaagaagATAAActaaaacattcaaactcacaatcgGTTTAAGAGTGCTTCAATTGCTTGAATCCAAGAATAAAGATTAGTTACACATCGTCTGCCAATAACAATAATAGGGTTTTTTGTCTCTCAAAATTGTGTAAAAATCTTCTAAAGCTCTAATAACAAGTTATATAGTAATAAGGTCTAAAACTAGATTAGGAAATAAAGTGTtaaataataaaagtaataatcGGAACAAACCGACTGAAGTAAAGAAACGAAACAGTCAAGTGTAGGTCGCGCTTCAGTCGCGCTTCGGTCGAGCCTTGGTTGCGCTTCGGTCGCACCTGTGTTGAATGCAGGTCACGAAAGCTGCTGCCGCTTCTTAGTCTTTGTcctattgtagatacctcatttccgcacctcccgcaaaccacccggtgatgattgggccgcatgtttggtacgcggaatgatttatgacagttcgtaagtttatcgtcaagtgatagctcaaatacttgtgtctactccttggtcgtcatctacgcgccgttacgttcgttttgacagtaattagagtatatttggagtccgggtcaaaaaccgtcttcattttctaagaaccgtttaaaatgcctagtcagaatattctggaatgttccggatatttctattccatattttcaatcttttaatcttttggtaaagtattttccggaattatattataaaaaataaggaaattaagatcaatcgcaattccataatagaaacgcggaaaatctttcttccaagagacgcagtggttgctgcgcctcttccccagatcttttctgcgtattttaagatcttttcgagatttacttccaaagttttaccgaaaccctaattccttcgtgtgattagtataaatagggaccttcgtttgGTTATTTTAAGGGAAGGAGGGGACTTAGGCAAGGTGATCCAATGTCGCCTTTATTGTTCACCTTATGCTTAGAGTACCTCACCAGAATTATTAATGTGATCACAAAGAGGTCTGATTTCAAGTTCTATCCATTGTGCAGAGCTATGGGCCTATGCCATTTAGCTTTTGCTGATGACTTGTTGCTCTTCTGTAAGGGGGATAAAAGTTCTGTCAAAGTGCTTATGAGAGCTTTCATTACTTTTTCAGAAGCTTTAGGGTTAACAATGAATAATGAGAAATCAGAAATCTACATGAATGGTGTGTCTCCTTTGGAAGCGGAAGCTATTTTACAGTTATCTGGGTTTAGGTGGGTCATTTCCCTTTCAAGTACCTTGGGATATCCATCTCGTATAAGAAGTTATCCAATGCTGAATGTAATATCCTAGCGGATAGGATAGTAGCTAGGATTAGGAGTTGGGGAGCCAAGAAGTTAAGTTATGCTGGGAGGTTAGTCTTGGTGAGAACTGTGCTTTCCCAGTTGCATAGTTACTGGGCAAGAATTTTCTTTTTGCCCATGGGAGTTATCAGTAGAGTGAATGCTGTATGTAGGAATTATTTGTGGTCTGGCACAGATGATTACCACAAAGTTTCTGCTGTGGCATGGGATGCTTGATGTCTACCTAAAGATAGAGGTGGTTTGGGCATTTTACAATGTTAGTTATGGAATATTGATGTGATTGGCAAATATTCTTGGTGGATTGCCCAAAAGAAGGATAGTCTATGGGTGAAGTGGGTTCACCACATTTATATGAAACATTTGAATGGTGGTCTTATCACCCCTCTGTTAATTCATTTGGACTGGCGCCGATTTGCAAAGTAAGGGAGCTTTTGTGTTCGGTTTTAGTCTCAATGGTTGGATGAATGCCGCTTATTCCACTCATCTTTCGTTTACATGTGGTCGATCGGGAGCATGTGATTACTGGGTGCCTCTGGTATGGAACAGGCTGTGCTTGCCTAAAGTTAGTTTCATCTGTTGGTTATATGTGCTGCACAGGCTCATGACAAAGGATCGTTTACTCGGATATGGTGTTGTTAACTCTGATTTGTGTGACCTGTGTGGCAGTGCTCAAGAAACCCATTCACATTTGTTCTTTGACTGTGGTTCTGACGAGAGATGTTTGGGATTTTGAATCAATGGTTAGACATTGACGGATGGGATTTCGGTACTTGGATTATTTCTTGGAGATGCAGATCTCTTGAGGAAGAAAGTCATAATGGCGATCGTGGCTACTGACGATTTCTGATTTGGCGAAGTAAATACAAACAAGACATGAGGGACTTGTGCAGCATCCTAATGCAGTTCTGAGATGGATTAAGAGTACTTTGAAGGGACGATTCATGCAAGCAAAAGGGAGCACTAGACTTAATAGTTCTTGGATTGATAGACTAGCTCTTGTTTGATTTAGAAAGTTGTGTTGGTGATATAATGTATGGAAAGGCTTTGTATGTGTACTATATTTTAATTAATGAgaattcacatttcaccaaaaaaaaaaaaaaagtgaattaAATTgggggtgtaattgataatttactctttcAGAAAAGTGGTATATATAAAGGGGTATTTGTTAATTTAACCTAAAACATATTTTTATACGGCGGCTGTAGAAAAGAGTTgttgaaaaactcaaaaacagCCACAAGAAACCGAATAGGGCAGAAGATTGAATACACCGAGAATGTCATCAAAGAAGAAGACGACAACGACGGCAGACGCAGTTGAAAGACTACCTCATCGTTACCCAACTCGCTTCAAACTACGTCAAGATACGACGATGACAATGCATAACGCAGTTGAAAAGCTTCCTCGTGATCATTTTTTTCCAATTTCCTCGAAAGAATGTCCGGATTCGAGGATGACAACGGCAGAACCAGTTGAAAAGCTTTCTCGTGACCGTTGTCATCCAACGTCCTCCAAACGTTGTCGGAACACACTATATTTTCCAAGAGAGGTAATATATAACATCCTAATTTTTGTTCCTGCTAAATCCCTTTTTCACGCTATGAGGTACGTCTGCAAGCAGTGGTACGACATAGTTAGCGATCCTGATTTCGTTAGAGCGAATTGTCAAACATCTACTCCCGGTTACCTCATTCAAGAGGAAATTTGTCCAGATAATAATCATAATGATCTGATTATTCATATCGAGGCTGACACGACTACACTGAATGACGCTACAAAAATCCAAATTCCGTCACATTTTGCAGTAGTGTCCTGTTTTAATGGGTTAGTCTTGCTTTTGAATACGTCAAGTACAGAAAAACTCCTACTTCACGTGGCAAATCCTATGACTAAAGAAAACATCAGTCTGCCTCCCCTACAGAATTTACCCTCAACTTCTGAATGTACCACCGGTTTAGGAGTTGATTCTAGTCGTCATTATAGGCGTTGATAAAGCTTGGAGATTTATCGATGATAAAGATATACCCGTCAACAGTGAAATGAGGGAGGCAATGTCATATAGTCCACAATCTTATGGAGGATTTATGTATTGGTGTACTTACTATTACCATACTACCTGTAGACGCTATGGATTTGCCTTGGATCTTGATACGGAAACTTGATACGGAAACTATTTATCAGTTTTCTCAGCTAGAGGACGTAGTTAAAAATTCAGCTTTTGCGTTCGTAAGTATGGGAACAAGTCTAGGCTTTATAGCCTCAGAAAGAGGATGTATATGGAGGCTCTGGAAATTGACAGACGTAAAATCTGGTGAGTGGACTGAGTTATCCCATATCAATGTGAGTACTCTTTATAGTCGCTTTGATGAAGTCTTCGATCCATGTGTAAATATGCTTTATTCTCCGGTTAAATTATTTGGAGGGCAACTGTGGTTCTACCGTGATATCAAGGGCGGGAATGCTGTGGTTCGTTATAATTTTGTTAACGATAACATGGTGGTTTTTCCGATCAAGAGAAGCCTCGATCATCAAACCCTCCTGTCTCATACAAACACAATGGTTTCACCAAAGAAGTTGTAGGACTACAAACAAATGATGACCAGGATGGAGATTAAGGTGAAATTATATGTCCAAGAATGGTGACGGATTCACATAATGAGTTGATGATCCCTGAATGTCATTAGCAATTGAAATATGATTCATGTTGGGTTTGTGCCATGATTTTGTTAGTTGCCGCTTCGAACGACTATCCGTATCTGTTGTTGGGCTAGGTCtgtcttgggcctttattagTTCATTCTGTATTCGGTCataaactctctaagcctctACCTAGTCGTCATGTTTATCATACCGTCTGAATgtgtaatctgaaaactcctcgcatatcaataaaactctatCCCTTCCGCCCTGTGGACGTCactaacacaccgttagtgaaccacgtaaatctgtgcgtttgtcttttattgttctttatttgttctttcttgcttctgttataaGTTATAACAATTCACTTCACCAGCAATGAAGCCTGATGCAGATGTACGAAATTCGCAGATATGCTTTCAGCTTACATTGACACAACACTACATGATTAGCCTGTTCAGTTTTCATCATGTAAAAGAACCAAAAACTGTAATCGGACAGCATTCCGTGTATTTTAGTTACTTAAACGAGGTCTGTTTTACTGTTTATATACCCGTGTCTGCTAACTAAACTATAATTCCTGGGTTTCGTCAGGAAACGCCTCTGGATGTATGGCTGCTCTATTATAATGCAGAGTTCTCTTCAGCTTTCGAGCATCTAGAACTTCAACTTCGATGGAGAACGAGGAACTAACAGGACGATGATCTGATAGCTTCATCTCGGCTCTTTTGTAAAAGTGTTGTTTTATGCCTATCCCTGACCAAAGTATTCTATCACACCTGTACCAAAAACACATTGCATAAGCATATACGAGTAACAAACATTCACAGTCGTCCAAACGGAGGTTTTGAAGCTATCTAGTAAGTGTAGTTACCATGCCGGTGATCTCCTCTTCTCGCCTTCTGTTGGGTTTTCACCTACGTATCTGTCTTTGTTAATTTCATACTTGTAAGTAGGGGGGAAGTTTATTGCTCCTTCCCTCCATCCACCAAATACATGTCCAGTACGAAGCTCTTCGCTAAGCTGTAACAATGTTCATAAACATTCGAAAAATGTGAATGCTATGCTGTGAAGTAGTAACAGTCAATCCATTCAATTCTTGACACATGCTTTCGCGCTCACCTGATCATGGTTGATAAGTTCATTCCACTGCTTATGAGCAACGAGCTTTCTTATCTCGGAATCCTCCATGTTAAGACGGTAATTCAAATCTCCGAACCAGAATATTTGGCTGCTCTtaggaaaaaagaaaagaaaaaaatc contains the following coding sequences:
- the LOC141651946 gene encoding uncharacterized protein LOC141651946, translating into MGLCHLAFADDLLLFCKGDKSSVKVLMRAFITFSEALGLTMNNEKSEIYMNGVSPLEAEAILQLSGFRWVISLSSTLGYPSRIRSYPMLNLHSYWARIFFLPMGVISRVNAVCRNYLWSGTDDYHKVSAVAWDA